The Leptodactylus fuscus isolate aLepFus1 chromosome 3, aLepFus1.hap2, whole genome shotgun sequence genome has a segment encoding these proteins:
- the LOC142196546 gene encoding hemoglobin heart muscle subunit alpha-type-like, whose product MGLSDSEKAAVTSLWEKMAPEASKLGAESLNRLFQSHPETKSFFSRFDLTPGSQDLVNHGGKIFNALGEASKNLGNLSKYQDLHTNKLKISADHMKLFIGCVVEVLAAHYPGDFVQAAWEKFLVEASGILVSS is encoded by the exons ATGGGTCTGTCTGATAGCGAGAAAGCGGCCGTCACTTCACTATGGGAGAAGATGGCTCCAGAGGCCAGCAAACTGGGGGCCGAATCCCTGAACAG GCTTTTCCAGAGCCATCCTGAGACTAAGTCTTTTTTCAGCCGCTTTGACCTGACTCCTGGTTCTCAGGATCTCGTGAACCACGGAGGAAAGATTTTCAACGCCCTTGGAGAAGCTTCCAAAAATCTGGGCAACCTGTCTAAATACCAGGACCTCCACACCAACAAGCTGAAGATCAGTGCAGATCACATGAAG TTATTCATTGGTTGTGTTGTGGAGGTGCTCGCCGCTCACTATCCTGGAGACTTCGTCCAAGCTGCCTGGGAGAAGTTTCTTGTGGAAGCTTCTGGTATCCTGGTTTCTAGCTAA